Proteins encoded in a region of the Raphanus sativus cultivar WK10039 chromosome 8, ASM80110v3, whole genome shotgun sequence genome:
- the LOC130494414 gene encoding protein RALF-like 1, with amino-acid sequence MAKPFSLFPTLMILSFFIISSPLIQAGFTNDMDGLEWATNGVHDHSSGCHGSIADCIGAEEEEMDTEISRRILATTKYISYQSLKRNSVPCSRRGASYYNCQNGAQANPYSRGCSSIARCRS; translated from the coding sequence ATGGCCAAGCCTTTTAGTCTGTTTCCAACCCTTATGATACTCAGTTTCTTCATAATCTCTTCCCCTTTGATCCAAGCCGGCTTCACCAATGACATGGACGGTCTGGAATGGGCCACGAACGGTGTCCATGACCACTCCTCAGGCTGCCACGGTTCAATAGCAGATTGTATCGGGGCAGAGGAAGAGGAAATGGACACAGAAATCAGCAGAAGAATATTGGCGACAACAAAGTACATAAGCTATCAATCTTTGAAGCGGAACAGTGTGCCATGTTCGAGAAGAGGAGCGTCATATTATAATTGTCAGAACGGAGCTCAGGCTAATCCTTATAGTCGTGGTTGCAGCTCAATTGCTCGTTGCAGGAGTTAG
- the LOC108819281 gene encoding uncharacterized protein LOC108819281, which yields MEVMFHSSSFLLPTDKARYALVVLNQNLPRFTPLLWEHEQQDFVCVLMEALIVSTMSYPFSSLMKTALLIRNRTTTTGLQWDLTDTEIMR from the exons ATGGAAGTAATGTTTCACTCTTCAAGCTTTCTACTTCCCACCGACAAAGCTAGATACGCACTCGTTGTTCTGAACCAGAATCTACCTCGTTTCACTCCTCTTCTCTGGGAACATG AACAGCAAGACTTCGTGTGTGTGCTGATGGAGGCGCTAATCGTATCTACGATGAGTTACCCCTTTTCTTCCCTAATGAAGACCGCTCTCCTCATTCGTAACAg AACCACAACCACAGGGCTTCAATGGGATCTCA CCGACACTGAGATCATGAGATGA